One genomic segment of Nitrospirota bacterium includes these proteins:
- the rplM gene encoding 50S ribosomal protein L13: MKTRYVTKDEADRRWFVVDAEGRILGRMAAKIAVYLRGKHKPSFTPNADTGDFVVVVNAEKVKLTGDKLNDKIYYHHSGYIGGIKAEAAKDRIKRQPEAMLKDAVWGMLPKNRLGRALIKKLKVYAGKEHPHSAQKPELLNL, translated from the coding sequence ATGAAAACCAGATATGTTACAAAAGACGAGGCAGATAGAAGGTGGTTTGTGGTTGATGCCGAAGGCAGGATACTTGGCAGAATGGCAGCAAAAATCGCCGTATATTTAAGGGGCAAGCATAAGCCCTCCTTTACGCCAAATGCAGACACCGGTGACTTTGTTGTTGTGGTTAACGCTGAAAAGGTAAAACTGACTGGCGATAAGTTAAACGATAAGATTTATTATCACCACAGCGGCTACATCGGGGGCATTAAGGCTGAGGCCGCTAAAGACCGTATAAAGAGACAGCCTGAGGCCATGCTTAAAGACGCTGTGTGGGGAATGCTGCCCAAGAACAGACTTGGCCGCGCTCTTATAAAAAAACTGAAGGTTTACGCCGGAAAAGAACATCCGCATTCCGCACAGAAACCGGAACTATTAAACTTATAG
- the rpsI gene encoding 30S ribosomal protein S9, with protein sequence MADIKYAATGKRKTSVARVVLKKGSGDITVNSRTFENYFTRETLRMIIKQPLEISGMIGKYDVMAKVTGGGPAGQAGAVRHGITIALIKSDSDLRPKLKKEGLVTRDPREKERKKYGQKGARKRFQFSKR encoded by the coding sequence ATGGCAGATATAAAGTATGCGGCTACGGGAAAGAGAAAAACCTCCGTGGCACGTGTCGTTTTAAAGAAAGGATCCGGTGATATTACCGTTAACTCAAGAACTTTTGAAAATTATTTCACAAGAGAAACTCTCAGGATGATAATCAAACAGCCGCTTGAAATATCCGGCATGATCGGCAAATACGATGTGATGGCAAAGGTTACCGGTGGCGGCCCGGCAGGACAGGCTGGTGCGGTAAGACACGGCATTACAATAGCCCTCATTAAATCGGACTCTGATTTACGCCCTAAACTTAAAAAAGAAGGGCTTGTTACAAGAGACCCCAGAGAGAAGGAAAGAAAGAAGTACGGTCAGAAGGGCGCAAGAAAACGCTTCCAGTTCTCTAAGAGATAA
- a CDS encoding N-acetyl-gamma-glutamyl-phosphate reductase: MGGKIRAVICGASGYTGAELLRILSRHLHVKVVAATSERSANKPVTGLFPHLIQFAGLVLQSLDVKALADKGDVFFMALPHGASQQAVNSLFDAGKKVIDLSADFRLRNPDVYEKWYKEKHSYHTALSSAVYGLPELYRESIKGASLVANPGCYPTSAILALYPALKQNIVNTADIVVDSKSGVSGAGRKADLAISFCEVNNGFKAYGVSTHRHTPEIEQELSAIDKTDIKISFTPHLIPVNRGMLSTVYAKLKTDISIDEVITIYNNAYKDEPFVKVLPQGMFPDTRYVAGTNYCHIGLSINHNNTLIVVSAIDNLIKGASGQAVQNMNLMFGFKETDALDTLSPAIP, encoded by the coding sequence ATGGGTGGGAAAATACGTGCTGTAATCTGTGGCGCTAGTGGTTATACTGGTGCGGAACTTCTACGGATTCTCAGCAGGCATCTACATGTTAAGGTAGTTGCAGCAACATCAGAACGGTCGGCAAATAAGCCTGTTACAGGCTTATTTCCGCACTTAATACAGTTTGCTGGTTTAGTCTTACAATCCCTCGATGTCAAAGCGCTTGCAGACAAAGGCGATGTGTTTTTTATGGCTTTGCCTCACGGAGCCTCTCAGCAGGCTGTTAATTCATTATTTGATGCTGGTAAAAAAGTCATTGATTTGTCGGCTGATTTCAGACTTAGAAACCCTGATGTTTATGAAAAATGGTATAAAGAAAAGCATAGCTATCACACTGCCCTTTCATCTGCTGTGTACGGACTACCTGAGCTTTACAGAGAATCCATAAAGGGGGCATCACTGGTTGCCAATCCAGGGTGTTATCCCACATCGGCAATTTTGGCGCTCTACCCGGCGCTTAAACAAAACATTGTCAACACTGCGGATATCGTGGTTGATTCAAAATCGGGAGTTTCAGGGGCTGGTCGAAAAGCCGACCTTGCAATTTCCTTTTGTGAGGTAAATAATGGGTTTAAAGCCTATGGCGTAAGCACTCACAGACACACGCCGGAGATAGAGCAGGAACTATCGGCTATTGACAAAACTGATATAAAAATAAGCTTTACTCCGCATCTTATCCCTGTAAATCGCGGAATGTTGAGCACTGTGTATGCCAAGCTTAAAACGGATATCTCAATAGATGAGGTAATCACTATTTATAATAACGCATATAAAGATGAGCCTTTTGTAAAAGTGCTGCCTCAGGGAATGTTTCCCGATACCCGGTATGTTGCCGGCACAAATTACTGCCACATTGGGCTTTCCATAAACCACAACAATACGCTGATTGTAGTCTCTGCCATTGACAACCTGATCAAAGGAGCATCAGGACAGGCAGTTCAAAACATGAATCTCATGTTTGGCTTTAAGGAAACAGACGCTCTCGATACTCTTTCACCGGCTATACCATAA
- a CDS encoding cobyrinate a,c-diamide synthase, whose product MKNAFIISAIQSGAGKTTVSLALMALFKHHGLTVAPFKAGPDFIDPGLHRAVTGLHSRNLDRWMCGDTFVQAVFNKYTALSDVSIVEGVMGLFDGKERSSANLAKFLGIPVIVVLDCKGMAETVSAVLSGIEAFDKDVAVAGVILNRVGSRTHFERLKAAVESNCKSEVFGFIAASADIKIPERHLGLFTAEDSIIGSDFINNLVSLVKDTVDIDKILAKTSIEPVPSLINDNKNLPLHNHKLRLAVARDAAFCFYYEDNLELLRSFGIETVFFSPISDKELPEGTCGIYFGGGYPELYSEALSKNEYLRNRIREFSESGGVVYAECGGLMYISDGIKTTDGSFYPMCGVLPVKCEMRPKLSRLGYREVKLTEDTIIGHKGDILRGHEFHYSDIYENSSSIENIYENTEGAAGFFVKHTLASYVHLHFAGNPSFALKLATGMNLWYSR is encoded by the coding sequence GTGAAAAACGCCTTTATAATCTCCGCCATACAAAGCGGAGCAGGTAAAACCACGGTTTCACTTGCCCTTATGGCTCTCTTTAAGCATCATGGACTGACAGTTGCTCCCTTTAAGGCAGGCCCTGACTTCATAGACCCCGGTCTTCACAGAGCCGTTACAGGCCTTCACTCAAGGAATCTGGACAGGTGGATGTGCGGGGATACTTTTGTACAGGCTGTGTTTAATAAGTATACTGCTCTTTCCGATGTATCAATAGTGGAAGGGGTGATGGGGCTTTTTGACGGCAAAGAGAGGTCATCAGCAAACCTTGCAAAATTTTTAGGCATACCGGTTATTGTTGTGCTGGATTGCAAGGGAATGGCTGAGACCGTTTCTGCCGTTTTATCAGGCATAGAGGCATTTGACAAGGATGTGGCTGTTGCCGGAGTGATCTTAAACAGGGTTGGAAGCCGCACACATTTTGAAAGACTGAAGGCTGCTGTGGAATCCAACTGTAAGTCAGAAGTGTTTGGGTTTATTGCAGCAAGCGCTGACATCAAAATACCTGAGCGTCATTTGGGGCTTTTTACGGCAGAGGATTCAATTATCGGTTCGGATTTTATTAACAATCTTGTGTCATTAGTAAAAGACACTGTGGATATAGATAAGATTTTGGCTAAAACCAGCATTGAACCCGTGCCGTCATTGATAAATGATAACAAGAATTTGCCATTACATAACCACAAGCTGCGCCTTGCAGTAGCACGTGACGCGGCGTTTTGTTTTTACTATGAGGACAATCTTGAGCTTTTGCGTTCATTTGGGATAGAGACAGTATTTTTTAGTCCGATAAGCGACAAGGAACTGCCGGAGGGAACCTGTGGGATTTATTTTGGCGGCGGGTATCCGGAGCTTTACAGTGAGGCACTTTCCAAAAACGAATACCTTAGAAATCGGATACGGGAGTTTTCAGAAAGTGGCGGGGTTGTGTACGCCGAATGCGGCGGGCTTATGTATATTTCCGATGGGATAAAGACTACAGACGGGAGTTTTTATCCGATGTGTGGTGTGTTGCCTGTTAAGTGTGAGATGAGGCCAAAGTTATCGCGTCTTGGCTATAGAGAGGTGAAACTTACTGAGGACACAATAATTGGACACAAGGGGGATATTTTGAGAGGCCATGAGTTTCATTACTCAGATATTTATGAAAACTCCTCATCTATTGAAAATATTTATGAAAACACTGAGGGAGCAGCAGGGTTTTTCGTAAAGCATACGCTTGCAAGCTATGTACACCTACACTTTGCCGGAAACCCATCCTTTGCATTAAAATTGGCAACGGGAATGAATTTATGGTATAGCCGGTGA
- a CDS encoding 2,3-bisphosphoglycerate-independent phosphoglycerate mutase — protein sequence MERLKKLKGFAGRKGPLLMIIMDGVGLGKEDETNAVFLAKTPTLDKLFKSEFFTSIRAHGEAVGLPSDEDMGNSEVGHNAFGAGRVFAQGAKRVNEDFATGAVFSGKLWQKIAERGKNGGAVHFIGLFSDANVHSNISHLYAMINKLAEVGVKKVRVHPLLDGRDVGPRTALEYVTPLEEALKKIRDERGFHYVIASGGGRMNVTMDRYEADWRIVKRGWDAHVNGIGTPCKSCTEYVNASYAKDIDDQNMDAFVVVDDAGNPVGRMEDGDSVIFFNFRGDRAIEISKTFDSGPEFDKFERGRFPDVFYAGMMEYDSDAKVPKNYLVVPPQIDKTVCEYLAKESIPMFAISETQKYGHVTYFWNGNRSGYIDEKLEKYMEIPSDKLTFDKAPKMKAYEITEAVTEALKSGKYRFVRLNFANGDMVGHTGVMEAAITAVETVDECVGKLLDVVSSLGGIAIVTADHGNSDEMISIKKGKRTVKTSHTLNPVPFIIYDQGFAGEYKLSKVDKPGLSNSAATLCNLLGFESPAGYDPSLITFVK from the coding sequence ATGGAGAGATTAAAAAAACTAAAGGGTTTTGCCGGACGAAAGGGCCCGCTTCTTATGATAATCATGGATGGTGTGGGACTTGGTAAAGAGGATGAAACCAATGCGGTGTTTTTAGCAAAAACGCCGACTTTGGATAAACTGTTTAAGAGTGAGTTCTTTACCTCGATTCGTGCACACGGTGAGGCCGTGGGGCTACCCTCGGATGAGGATATGGGTAACAGCGAGGTCGGGCATAACGCCTTCGGTGCAGGCCGTGTGTTTGCTCAGGGAGCAAAACGAGTAAATGAAGACTTTGCCACTGGAGCCGTGTTTAGCGGTAAGCTTTGGCAAAAAATCGCAGAACGCGGCAAAAACGGCGGCGCTGTTCACTTTATAGGCCTCTTTTCAGATGCTAACGTCCACTCAAATATCAGCCATTTATACGCAATGATTAATAAACTTGCCGAGGTGGGAGTCAAAAAAGTGCGGGTGCACCCGCTTTTAGACGGTCGCGATGTGGGGCCAAGAACCGCACTTGAATACGTCACCCCTCTTGAGGAGGCGCTGAAAAAAATCCGGGATGAACGCGGATTTCACTACGTCATAGCCTCCGGAGGCGGACGAATGAACGTCACCATGGACAGGTATGAAGCCGACTGGCGGATTGTAAAACGGGGCTGGGATGCTCATGTAAACGGCATCGGAACTCCTTGTAAGTCCTGTACCGAGTACGTTAACGCTTCTTACGCAAAAGACATTGACGACCAGAACATGGACGCCTTTGTCGTGGTTGATGACGCAGGTAATCCTGTTGGACGCATGGAGGACGGGGACTCTGTAATATTTTTCAATTTCAGGGGAGACAGGGCAATAGAAATCTCTAAGACATTTGATTCAGGCCCGGAGTTTGATAAGTTTGAGCGAGGGCGTTTTCCCGATGTATTTTATGCCGGTATGATGGAGTACGACTCGGACGCAAAGGTACCCAAAAATTATCTGGTCGTTCCGCCTCAGATAGATAAAACTGTGTGTGAGTATCTTGCTAAGGAGAGCATCCCGATGTTTGCAATATCTGAGACTCAGAAATATGGCCATGTGACATATTTTTGGAACGGTAACCGCTCCGGGTATATAGACGAAAAACTTGAAAAATACATGGAAATTCCATCCGATAAATTAACCTTTGATAAGGCTCCTAAGATGAAAGCGTATGAGATAACTGAAGCAGTCACTGAAGCTCTTAAGTCCGGCAAGTATCGTTTTGTGAGGCTTAACTTTGCTAATGGCGATATGGTTGGACACACTGGTGTAATGGAGGCTGCAATCACAGCGGTTGAAACGGTTGATGAATGTGTCGGGAAACTCCTTGATGTAGTCAGCTCTCTTGGCGGTATAGCGATTGTAACGGCAGATCATGGGAATTCAGACGAAATGATTTCAATTAAAAAGGGTAAGAGAACGGTTAAGACCTCACACACGCTAAACCCTGTGCCGTTTATCATATACGATCAGGGCTTTGCTGGCGAGTATAAACTTTCTAAAGTAGATAAACCCGGGCTTAGTAACTCAGCAGCCACACTGTGCAATCTGCTTGGGTTTGAAAGTCCGGCGGGCTATGATCCGTCGCTAATTACTTTTGTTAAATAA